In Clostridium ljungdahlii DSM 13528, the genomic window AAATTCTCTGAGTTTTATAATAAACTTTTCTAGGGTAAAAAGTGAAAATGAGGAATTGAAGAAGGAAAATAGTTCACTAAAAAATAAATTAGTAGAATATAATTCACTTAAAAATGATAATTCCCAGCTGAGAAAAGAACTGAATTTTAAAAGCCAAAAATCGGAATATGATAATATAGGCTGTGACGTAATAGGTAGAAGTAGTGATGGAATTTTAAATGAATTTGCAATAAATAGAGGCAGTAAGGACGGTATAAAAAAGCAGATGGTTGCGGTTACTGCTGATGGATTGGTAGGGCAGGTTGTCCATGTGGAAAACAATTGGTCCATAGTACAGTCTCTGGCTAATCAAAATTTAGCAGTAGGTGGGACTATTGAGGGTACTTCCACAGATACAAATGATGTGACAAATAGTGGTATGGTAAAAGGATACAGTGATAGTAATAATCAATTTTTAGCAAAATTATATTATCTTCCACAAGACTCTACTATAAAAAAAGGAGATGTTATCGTAACATCAGGGATTAATAATTCATATCCTAGAGGAATAAGAATTGGAACTGTAATAAGTGTAGAGGATGATAAGGGAAAAGTAATGAAAAATGCTTTGATAAAACCTTATGTGAATTTTGATAAGCTTCAGGAGCTACTTATTGTAGTGCCTCAAGACAAAACGGATATAAAATACTAGGGTGGATGTAAAATGAAAAAATTATTAGTATTAGTTCTATTATCAGTTCTGCTATTTATTTTGGATAATTCACTGATGCCTTTTTTTGCGGTGAAGAGTTTTTATCCAGGGTTACTTATAATATTTATAATTTGCTATTCCATTGTAAATGGAACGTGGGAAGGTATGTGGCTTGGAGTGTTTGCAGGATTACTACAGGATATATACTTTTCATATGGTTTTGGAATAAACTCGTTCACAAATATGATAGTATGTGTAATTGCAGGTATTATAGGAAATAGTATATTTAGAAAAAGAAGACTTATTCCTGTTATTTCTTGTTTTTTACTTGTTTTGTTTAAGGGTTTGTTAATAATGGGTATCCTATATTCATGTGGAGTGTATGTGAATGTAAAAAATGTATTTTTCACAGGAATTTACGATATGGTTTTGTGTATATTTATGTATAAACCAATATATAATCTTTGCAGTAAAGATTATATGGAAGCTAAATGGAAATTTTAAAGGTGGAGATGATATTTTTTGAAAGAGAAGAAGCATTCTAATATTACAAGATATACTGTACTATCAGTTATTATGGTAGCTATTTTTGCAACTATTGCAGGAAGACTTCTCTTTCTCCAAGTAGTAAAGGGGCAGGAATATAAAGAGCAGTCCAATAATAAATCTTTGACAGAAATACAAGAGCCAGCACCAAGAGGAAAAATTTTGGACAAGGATGGTAATATTTTAGCTACTAGTAACCAAAGTTATGTGCTCATATACAATCAAACGGATGAAAATGATAAGACTTTTTTTCCTACTATGAGTAAAGTATTTAAGATATTAGATGAAAGTGGGGAAAGTCAGAAGGATGACTTTGAACTTAAGATAAATCCTTATAGGTTTGAATTTAGAAGTGATGATGAAGAAACTAGAAAGAATCTTGAAATTAAGTTTAAAAGGGATAGAGGATTAAATGACGAAATAGAAAAGAAAATTAAAAGCAAAAATAAAAATATATCTGAAGATGATTTGAAGAGTTTAGTAAATAAAGAATTACTGAAAATAACTCCAGAGGATACTTTCAAAAAACTTATTGCCAAGTACAAAATAAGTAGTGCATATTCTTTGGAAGATCAGAGAAGATATATGATTATTAAGGATACTTTAAAAATGCAGAGTTATTCTGGGTATAAACCTGTAACAGTTGCAAGCAATATAAAGAAGGATACTGCCTTTAAATTTTTACAAATGTCAAATGAACTCTCGGGGATAGACGTGGATACCCAGCCTATAAGATATTATCCTAATAATGAACTAGGATCTAGTTTTATAGGATATATATCTAAAATATCTTCTGATTATGATAAATACAAGGAAAAAGGTTACGATGTAAGTAGTGATTATGTAGGTCAGGCAGGTATAGAAGGCGCACTTGAAGATAGATTGAAAGGATCAAAGGGAGGGAAAATAGTAAAACTAGATAAGAATGGCAAAATAGTTCAAGAATTAGGAACAAAAGACCCTTCCCCAGGTGAAACAGTTCAGCTCACAGTGGATTCCAAGGTTCAAAAAGCAGCAGAAGATTCACTGGATACTACTATGGCAAAACTCAGAGCTAATCCTTATGGGCAGAATAGATCTGACACTACCAATGCAACTAGAGGGGCAGCAGTAGCAATTGATGTGAATACGGGAGCAATAATTGCAATGGCAAGCAGGCCTGGATACGATCCAAATATGTTCGCACAACCTGGTATGATATCTCAAGATTTATATCAACAATATTTCAATCCAGATTTAGGAGCTTTTGGGAAGGAATATATAGAAAAGAGAAATATAACTTCAAACTTTCCAGGAGAGACAGAGGATCAGGTACTAAATACATTATTTCCACTTGATACAAGTATAAAAAATAATACTACTATAAGACAGGATGTTTATGACATATATCCAAAGCCGTTTTATAATTATGCTACTCAGTCTTTAATACCTCCGGGTTCTACATTCAAGCCAATGACTGCAGTTGCAGGCCTTGAAAGTGGAGCAATAAATCCAGGATTTTGTGTAGATGATGAAGGACAGTTTGATCAGGGTGGCAAGATTGTAAAGTTTATATTGGATGGTAGAAATGGAGTAGTGGATTTAGCTGCCGCCATACAGAAATCCAGTAACCCTTATTTTATGACTGTAGGTAAACTAATAAGACAGGCTTTAGGAGATGATGGATTAGCTAAGTATGCATGGAAGTTTGGACTTGGCGTTCCTGTAAATAGTGATGTAAAAGCATCAACTGGGATAGAGATTCCAGAAAAGTTTGGTCAGGTATACAATACAGTATCAAATAAAAATACCTATGCCAGTACTTATTTGTGGCAAACTATGGCTTATCTTAGAGATGGCCAGGATGATAAGGGACATAAGCTAGTTTCACTTAACCTATATGATAATAGCAGTGATTCAAGTAAGGTAAAGCAAATTAAAAATGATATCAAAACTTTGATAAAGAATTCTGTAAAAGATGGAAAGAGTGCTTTTGATAAAGCAAAATACAAAGAATTATTTTCTGAACTTGTAAAGGAAGATCCTAATAACAAGAAAGATATAAGTGATGAAAAGATGGATGATTTGATTGATGTCATATACAGTATAACTGTTTCAGATGCAAATGCTCAGTTAAAGGTACCGGCTAATATAGAAAATGCTGCTATAGGACAGGGACTTAACCAGTTTACTCCTGTTCAGATGGCAAATTATATTGCCACTCTTGTGAATGGAGGAACTAGATATAAAGTACATTTGGTAGATAAATATTTAAATTCTAACGGAGGAATTATTGAGCAGGTTAAACCGGAAGTCATACAGAAAACTGGAATTAGTCCTGAAACTATAGCTGCTATTAAAGCAGGAATGGGTGCAGTTAATGAGAAAGGTGGTACAGGGTCACAAGTATTTGGTGGATTTCCAATAAGTACAGGAGGAAAGACAGGTACTGCAAGTTTAGGAAATCAGGATCAAATAGGAAGAACCGACTACTCTGAATATGTTGCATTTGCGCCTCTTGATAAACCAGAAATAGCTGTATATGCAGTCATATTTGATGGTGGTCAGGGAGCAAGTGGTGCAGCTTATGTAGCAAGAGATATTCTTTCTGCATATTTTACTGAAACAGGCCGCATAACTACTAGTGCACCTACTAGTACATCTACTCAACAAAACAGTAATTAAAATAAAGGGGCTGTTGCACTAAGAATAAATACTACAATATACTGTGTTTATCATTAATATTTAGAACAATATATTGTATGTAAATTTCTTAATGTGACAGCTCTTTATATGATAATAATTTTAATTAGAATTTAGCTTAAATAAGAATTTCCAGAACAAATAT contains:
- a CDS encoding penicillin-binding transpeptidase domain-containing protein, which gives rise to MKEKKHSNITRYTVLSVIMVAIFATIAGRLLFLQVVKGQEYKEQSNNKSLTEIQEPAPRGKILDKDGNILATSNQSYVLIYNQTDENDKTFFPTMSKVFKILDESGESQKDDFELKINPYRFEFRSDDEETRKNLEIKFKRDRGLNDEIEKKIKSKNKNISEDDLKSLVNKELLKITPEDTFKKLIAKYKISSAYSLEDQRRYMIIKDTLKMQSYSGYKPVTVASNIKKDTAFKFLQMSNELSGIDVDTQPIRYYPNNELGSSFIGYISKISSDYDKYKEKGYDVSSDYVGQAGIEGALEDRLKGSKGGKIVKLDKNGKIVQELGTKDPSPGETVQLTVDSKVQKAAEDSLDTTMAKLRANPYGQNRSDTTNATRGAAVAIDVNTGAIIAMASRPGYDPNMFAQPGMISQDLYQQYFNPDLGAFGKEYIEKRNITSNFPGETEDQVLNTLFPLDTSIKNNTTIRQDVYDIYPKPFYNYATQSLIPPGSTFKPMTAVAGLESGAINPGFCVDDEGQFDQGGKIVKFILDGRNGVVDLAAAIQKSSNPYFMTVGKLIRQALGDDGLAKYAWKFGLGVPVNSDVKASTGIEIPEKFGQVYNTVSNKNTYASTYLWQTMAYLRDGQDDKGHKLVSLNLYDNSSDSSKVKQIKNDIKTLIKNSVKDGKSAFDKAKYKELFSELVKEDPNNKKDISDEKMDDLIDVIYSITVSDANAQLKVPANIENAAIGQGLNQFTPVQMANYIATLVNGGTRYKVHLVDKYLNSNGGIIEQVKPEVIQKTGISPETIAAIKAGMGAVNEKGGTGSQVFGGFPISTGGKTGTASLGNQDQIGRTDYSEYVAFAPLDKPEIAVYAVIFDGGQGASGAAYVARDILSAYFTETGRITTSAPTSTSTQQNSN
- the mreC gene encoding rod shape-determining protein MreC, producing the protein MRFLRNKLVLAIIVLSIIFLALISFSIKGNSNSIVRNGIGVTFNSFQGGLYKVNNSIKNSLSFIINFSRVKSENEELKKENSSLKNKLVEYNSLKNDNSQLRKELNFKSQKSEYDNIGCDVIGRSSDGILNEFAINRGSKDGIKKQMVAVTADGLVGQVVHVENNWSIVQSLANQNLAVGGTIEGTSTDTNDVTNSGMVKGYSDSNNQFLAKLYYLPQDSTIKKGDVIVTSGINNSYPRGIRIGTVISVEDDKGKVMKNALIKPYVNFDKLQELLIVVPQDKTDIKY
- the mreD gene encoding rod shape-determining protein MreD; this translates as MKKLLVLVLLSVLLFILDNSLMPFFAVKSFYPGLLIIFIICYSIVNGTWEGMWLGVFAGLLQDIYFSYGFGINSFTNMIVCVIAGIIGNSIFRKRRLIPVISCFLLVLFKGLLIMGILYSCGVYVNVKNVFFTGIYDMVLCIFMYKPIYNLCSKDYMEAKWKF